One genomic window of Anas acuta chromosome 14, bAnaAcu1.1, whole genome shotgun sequence includes the following:
- the HRH2 gene encoding histamine H2 receptor, giving the protein MDPCNNVTEPTKPMSFPLQLLVGSFLTILIVFTLCGNIVVCLAVTLDRRLRSLTNCIIVSLAITDLLLALLVLPFSAFYELTHEWPFGSTLCNIYSSLDVMLCTASILNLLMISLDRYFAVTTPLRYRQVVTPSRVAVGLVVIWAVSLMVSFLPIHLGWNTNGTAVQNTTPNCTKTCDLEVNPIYGLVDALLTFYIPLVIMCVTYYRIFKIAREQAKRINHTWCCSSNSPMPPMVKEHKATVTLAVVLGAFVVCWFPYFTVFTYRGVWGDSDVKGAPMSIVLWLGYANSALNPILYGTLNRDFRVAYQHLLHCWRTGGARSSRLSPPQKGRPRGRNCRQSPNRQEGKSLKLEIRNGKGTSLVDGALQSAKALP; this is encoded by the coding sequence ATGGATCCGTGTAACAACGTCACAGAGCCTACAAAACCCATGAGCttccccctgcagctgctggtcGGCTCCTTCCTCACCATCCTCATCGTGTTCACCCTCTGCGGCAACATCGTCGTCTGCCTGGCCGTCACCCTGGACCGCCGGCTCCGCAGCCTGACCAACTGCATCATCGTCTCCTTGGCCATCAccgacctgctgctggccctcctggtgctgcccttcTCCGCCTTCTACGAGCTCACCCACGAGTGGCCCTTCGGCAGCACCCTGTGCAACATCTACTCCAGCCTGGACGTCATGCTGTGCACGGCCTCCATCCTCAACCTCCTCATGATCAGCCTGGACCGCTACTTCGCCGTCACCACCCCGCTGCGCTACAGGCAGGTGGTCACCCCCTCCCGGGTGGCCGTGGGCTTGGTCGTCATCTGGGCGGTTTCCTTGATGGTCTCCTTCCTGCCCATCCACCTGGGCTGGAACACCAACGGGACGGCCGTGCAGAACACCACCCCCAACTGCACCAAAACGTGTGATCTGGAGGTTAACCCCATCTACGGGCTGGTGGACGCCCTGCTCACCTTCTACATCCCTCTGGTCATCATGTGCGTCACCTACTACCGGATATTCAAGATAGCGAGGGAGCAAGCCAAGAGGATCAACCACacgtggtgctgcagcagcaacagcCCCATGCCACCCATGGTGAAGGAGCACAAAGCCACCGTGACGCTGGCGGTGGTGCTGGGCGCCTTCGTGGTGTGCTGGTTCCCCTATTTCACCGTGTTCACGTACCgaggggtgtggggggacaGCGATGTCAAAGGAGCACCCATGTCCATCGTCCTCTGGCTGGGCTATGCCAACTCGGCGCTGAACCCCATCCTCTATGGCACGCTCAACAGGGATTTTCGGGTGGCCTACCAGCACTTGCTGCACTGCTGGAGGACGGGGGGAGCCAGGAGCTCCCGCCTGTCACCCCCCCAGAAGGGGAGGCCCAGGGGCAGGaactgcaggcagagccccaacaggcaggaggggaaaagCCTGAAGCTGGAGATCAGGAATGGGAAGGGGACCTCGCTGGTTGATGGAGCCCTCCAAAG